The genomic interval CGCCATGTTCTCGACGAAGGCCGCGCTCAGGAAGAGGCCTGCAAGCTCGCTCATCGGCCTGCCTCCTCTGTGTCCGGCGGCGTGAACTCGGCGGCTTCAACCTGTTCCGGCAGCACGGAACGGATCGCCCACACGAGCCCGCCGATCAGGAAGAAGGCGCTGGGCGCGAGCAGCATCAGGTTCAGCGGCTCGAACCAGCCGCCCTGGTCGGTCGTGGCGAAGAGTTGATAGCCCAGCAGCTTGCCGGTGCCGAACAGTTCGCGCAGCGATCCGATGACGATCAGCACCAGCGAATAGCCGAGCCCGTTGCCGAGCGCGTCGACCATTGACGGCAGCGGCGGGTTGTTGCGCGAAAAGGATTCGGTGCGCCCCAGCACCAGGCAGTTCGTGGTGATCAGGCTGACGAACACCGACAGCCGCTTGCTGATGTCGAAGAAATAGGCCTGCAGGAACTGGTCGATGACGATCACCAGCGAGGCGACGATCACGATCTGCACGATCAGCCGGATCGAATCGGGAATGTGGCGGCGGATCAGGCTCACCAGCAAGGCCGACAGCACGATCACGACCGTCAGCGATGCCGACATGGTGACGGCGGTGGCGACCGATGTCGTCACCGCCAGCGCCGAGCAGATACCGAGGATCTGCAGCGTTACCGGGTTTTGCCGGATCAGCGGTTCCGTCAGCGTCGTCCACAGGCTGATGGGCTTGGCCATATCAGAACTCCCCGCGCTTGATCGCCGCGATCAGCGGGCCGTAGCCATCCGGGCCGAGCCAGAAGCGGATCGTTCTGGTGAGCGCGTTCGAGGTTCGGGTCGCGCCGGTGATGCCGTCGACCTCATAGGCGTTGCCGGCCTTGCCGTGGGCGACGGCGAAGCGGATATTGCCCGATGGATCGGCAACTTCCGTGCCGGCGAACTGGGCGAGGAAGGCGGGTTCCTCGATCCGCCCGCCAAGACCGGGGGTCTCGACCTGGTCGGTGATCGCAAGGCCGGCGATCGTGTTCATGTCGCCGTTAAGCGCCAGAATGCCGTTGATCGGGCCGACATAGCCCGCGCCGCTGATCGGCAGCAGAGCCAGTTCGATATCGCCGGCATCATTGCGCAGCAGGTAGATCTGCACGAAATCCGGGCGGCGGCCTATGCCGGCGGTATCCTCGCCGGGCGTCAGCGTCTTCCAGTTCGCGGCATTGTCGAGTGCCGCCGGCAGGGTTTCGGGCGTGATGTCGTCGGCGGCCCGGCCCTTGGGCAGGTTGATGACGACGGTCGAAAGCGCGCCGCCGGATTGCTCCAGAAGCTGCGTCATGCCGGGAATGCCGGCCACCAGCGCCTCCAGCCGCGCCTGCTGTTCGGCGGCACGGTTCGCCGCCTGGATCGGGCGTAGCACCACGGTCGCGCCGCTCACCATCAGCGCGCAGACGGCCGATACGATGAAGGCGATTGCCACCGTCTTGAAGCGGTTCTCGTTGGGCAGGGCCAGAAAACGGCGCCATGCCGAAATCGGGTTCAGGTCAGCCATGACGTTTTCTCCTGCTGGCATGCCAGAGGGCGATCGCCGCTTCATCCAGAAGCGGGGCGAGAAGCGAGGCAAGAAGCGCCGCCGAAACCGTCGCACGCACCGGCGAAGCGCCCTCCCAGTTGAGCGTGAACATGATGACGAGGGCGGCGAAAATGCCGCCGTTCAGCCAGCCGCCAAGCCGCGTCGAGGCGCTTGCGACGGGGTCGGCCACCAGCAGCACAAGCGCCAGCGCGAAGGCCGGCAGCACCGGCTGAAGCGGCATGCCGGCGAGGAAGCCGGCGGCGAGCGCCGCCACCGCGCCAAGAATGACTCGGGCCGGCATGACGCCGACGAACATGCCGATGATCGCTGCCGGGATCGCCGCCCAGGCGACGGGCAGGTCGATATCCGGCCAGGGGGCGGTGACGAAGCCGAAGCCGAGAAAGGCGAGCGTCACGGTCGCCGGGTTCAGGATATTGCGCCCCCAGCCGCCGAACACGAGTTCCGCCATCACCGAACCGAAGCTGATGCCGAGCACGAAGGGCAGGAAGCCGAGTTCCTCCGGCGCCAGAATGGCGACGGCAAGCGCCGTCAGCGCGCCGGCGAAGGAGGGAGGCTGGGCGCGCGCCAGCATGAAGATCAGATGCCACAGCCCGGAAATGACCAGCGCCAGAACCAGCCGCAGCGCGGCATCCATGCCGCCATACCAGAGCCAGGCAAGGGCGACCGGCATCGCCGCCGCCAGCAGCAGCAGGGCGACCATCTCGCGGTCCCACATTCCCCGCGTCGGGCCATGGGTCATGCTGCCACCTCTTCCTGCTCGATCTTGTCCAACAGCACGCGAAGCTGGGCGGAGAGGCTCGGCTCGGCCGCCGTCACGTAATCGGCGAGCGCCAGATCCTCCTCCACCAGCGAAAGCGCGCCGAGGCGGGTGGCGGTTTCCTGATCGCCGGCCGAAAGCGCGCGGATCAGCGCCACGGCCGGAATATCGCTGCCCAGCGCCTGTTCGAGCGCTGCGGTCGGGATGATCGGCAGCGGCCGCGCGGCTCTCGTCAACGCCGCCGAGAACCAGTGGTTCCGGCGGTGGCCGGCGTCATCGCCGAGCACGGTCACCTGCCGGTCGCGGGGGCCGAGCCAGTGGCCCGGATGGCCGTCGATATGCGAACCCGCGATGATGTGATGCGGGCCGGGCCGCACGAAGCCGAAGCACAGGCCGCGCATATCCGCGCCGGGCTGGCAGCGCACCAGACGCTGCTCGGTGAGCGCGGGGCCTGTAACGGAGACCAGCCGCGTTTCCGGCACCATTCCGGTCTCAAGCAATTCGCCGATATCGGCGACATCCTCGGCATGGATATCCCATACCCTGCGATCGAGCGCGGCCGGCGCAAGCCGGTGCACCTGTAGGCCCGCAAGGCCGAGTGGGTGCAACGCGCCGACCTTGACGCGCTGCACGCCTCGCGGCAGGTCGGCCTCGATCTTCGCCGACTCGCAGAAGAAAAGCCGCCCGCCAGCCAGAGGTCCGAGTGCCGCCAGCCCGCGGGCCAGCGCTTCCTCGCGGCCCTTCAAGGCGTGGACGGGGGAGGGCGCGCCGGGCCTGCTGTCGGTCGCCATGACGATGATCGCCGACGGTGTCTCGTCCGGCCCCGGCATGCGGCCGAAGGGGCGGCTCAGAATCCGGCGCCAGAGCCCGGATGCCTTGAGCCGCGAGCGCAGGCTGGCGGCATCATGGTCGGCGTCTCCAACGTCATAGGCAAAGCGCGCGCCGGTGTCCTCGGCGAACAGCAAAAGCCGGGTCAGCCGTCGTCCGGGCTCCAGGTCGATGGCGGCGATGCGCGCGGCCATCGGCGCGACCAGTTGGATGTCCGGCGCATTGCGCAGGCTCAGCACCGGCTGGCCCTGCGACACGATGTCGTCGACGCCGACGAGCGGCGTCACGCGCAACGCCTCGCCCCGGGCCGGCGTCAACGCGGCCTCGACGGTCAATGCCGTTGTAATGTCGTTATAATCCGGTGATATCGAGCCGGTGGTCAAAGACAGACCAGTGCCGAAAAGGCCGACCAACGCGTCGCTCCTCAAGAACTTGAATGCAAATACAACGCAAACATCATGACATTTGATTTGCCGGGATGGAACAGATTGTTTAGCATTCCCACACGTTCAAACTGAAGTTTTTCAGCGGGGGTGGAAAGATATGTCATCGGTAGTTGGTCGCGTTAACTCAAGAACTCTGTTCATGATTGCTGCGATATTGACAATTGTCAATTTTTGTACTGCCAATGCACAGGAGAATTCTTCCGACGCGGTGGAGGCGCTGAAGCTCTATGTCATGCCGCAGTCCGGCCCGTTCCGCCCGGATCAGATACCGGTTCCCCAGCAGGAGCTGATTTCCGCCTGGGCACGGTCCGCCCATGCCGATGCCTCCGCCGAAGCCTTTACCCACTGGGATGGCGAGGGCGAGATTCCCGCGAATTGCGCCGCCTGTCACTCCGGCGCGGGCTTCCGGGATTTCCACGGCTTGGATGGCAGCGCGCCGGGCATCGAGGGGCCGACGCCGGTCGGCGGCGTGGTCGATTGCGACACCTGTCACAACCCCGGCCTCGGGGAAATCGCCGCGATCACTCTGCCGAGCGGCATCGAGCATCCGGTGGCGCCGGGCGCCCAGGCCGCCTGCATGACCTGTCACATCGGCCGCGAGGCCGGTGTCAGCGTGACGAGGGCCGTCGGCGAAAAGGCCGCGGATACGCCGGACCCGTCGATCAATTTCGTCAATCCCCACTATGCGCTCGCCGGCGCGATGTGGCTCGGCAGCATAGGCGGGGGCGGTTTCGAATATCCCGGAAAGTCCTATAGCGGACTGTTCTTCCATGCCCGACCGATCAATGATTGCGCGTCCTGCCACGATCCGCATACGCTGACCGTTGCCGAGCAAACCTGTCTCAGCTGTCACGAGAGCGGCGCGCCGGGCGCGATCCGCATCTCCAGAATCAGCTATGACGGCAGCGGCGATCTCTCCAAGGGCATCCGTTCCGATATCGAGGCCAATTCGGCACTGCTGCTGAAGACCATTCAGGACTACAGCGTCGACATCGCCGGCGCGCCGATTGTGTTCGAGCACTCCTATCCCTATTTCTTCCTTGATGCCGATCAGGACGGGCGCGGCGACAGGATCGACGGCAAGCCGCAGACCTACAAATCCTGGACCCCGCGCATGCTGAAGGCGGCCTATAACTGGAAATTCGTCAATGCGGATTCCGGTGCCTTCGTCCACAACCCGCATTATGCGCTGGAACTGCTCTACGATTCGATCGAGGACCTTGCGGGCCCGCTGAACATCGACGTCGAGGCGCTGGGAATCCAGCGCTGACGGCGAAGCGTTAACCCTTGCCTGCGACCCGGCGGGCCATTTCGTCGGGGCCCAGGCCGGTCGTCGGCACGCCGCCCCGGAACAGGCTGTGCCAGCTTCGTTGCCGGCATAGCCATGGACCTTGGTCAGCCCGCACATAGATATCTTCCACGCGACTGATGGCGATCGGCGGCGCGGAAAGCTGGGGCGCTTCGCCGTCATGGGCGTAGAGCGTGCAGATCCAGTCGGCCTCGGCTCTGATCCCGGTGAGTGACTTCAGCCAGAAATTGCCGACGAGATGCACGTTCACCCTCGCGCCGCGCTCCTTGCGCCAGGCGTAGAATTCCCGGATCTGGTCGCGGCCTTCGTAGCGGGCGGTCTGGCTTACGAACACCGCGTCATGCGTATAGTCCGCCGCGGCGTTTTCGCCCCAGTTGAAATCGACATCGTGCCAATAGGCAATGAGGCGCTGCTCAAGATGGCGGGAAACCGCCTCGATCTCGTCGGTCATCATCCTCACGCGCCGCCCGCGTTCCAGTCGTTGAAGCAGTCGCGCATGGTCACGGTTTCGGTCATCACATCGTCGCTGCTGGCGTTGAGGAAGTCCTGATGGACGTATTCGATGGCCAGCGCGCCGTCATACCCGGCATCCCGGAGCGTGCCGAACAGCGCTGGGAAATTGATGCTGCCGCGGGCAAAGCGTTCCTGCAGCTTGCCCATGCGCGCCTGCCGCAGATGGATGTGGGCGGCATGCCGGCACAGCGGATCGATCTGTTCCTGGGTATAGCCGAGGCAGACGAAGTGCGAATAATCGAGCGCCAGCCGGATGCCGGTGCGATCGACCAGCTCTTCGACCACCGCCGGAGATTCCGCAAAGGAGCGGATGATCGGCTCGATGCAGATCTCGGCGCTGAAGTCCTTGGCCACATCCAGCAGCGCCCTGATGCTCTCCGCCGCCGCCGTCATCGCCTGAGACCGCGACTGGCCGGGATTGATGATGCCGGGCAGGAAGAAGATCGTCGCAATCCCGGCCGCATCGGCAAATGTCAGCACCTTTTCCAGATCGCGCTGATTGGCGTCGATCGTGCCGGGCAGGGCGAGGTTGCGGTCGGCAAGGCTGTCGCCGAAATGGTGGTAGAAATTGGGGACCTTCACCTCCAGCGCGGCGACCCGCTCGGCGGTCGCGCGGGGATCATCGAGCAATTGCGCCTTGTCGAGGCCGGGCCGGCCCTTGGTGCTGATGTCGAGCGCGCCGATGCCAATGATGCGGGAAATAGCTGCGGTCTCCTCCAGCGTCAGCGCTGGAAACGACCAGGATGTGAGCGACAGATACATGTTTCCTCCTCGGCCTTTCGATGCCAGAGCAAACATCGTTTCGGTCCATATTGAAACAGAATAACGCGGCGCGATCGGCGGAAAACGGGCGAGGGTGGCCGTTTCATATCCTGAAACGCGAACGCCTGCCGGCTTGCGCCGGGCGGTGCGGGGAGCGGTAAAACAGGCAAGCCGGGCAATGGGAGGAACCGATGAACGATATCCGTCTGGGCGACGTCACCATCTCCGCCATCCTCGAACACCAGAAGTTCGGTATGAAGCCCGAGGACCTGTTTCTCGGCAGCGACACGGAAACCATCCGCCGTCACGCCGCCGCCATGGAGCCGTTTCTGTTCGACCCGGAAACGGGACGCATCACACTTGCCTTCCAGAGCTTCCTGATCCGCACGCCGTCAAAGATCATCCTCGTCGATACCTGCAACGGCGCCGACAAGATGACGGACGCGGTGACATGGGATACGCAGCCCTGGCTCGACCGTTTTCACGCGCTGGGCCTGACGCTCGAGGACGTCGACTATGTCCTCTGCACCCATCTGCATATCGACCACACCGGCTGGAATACCCGGCTGGAGAAAGGCCGGTGGGTACCGACCTTTCCGAACGCGACCTATCTGTTCGACCGCGGCGAGTATGCCTATTGGCAGGAAGTCTCCAGAACCGGCATCGTGCCGCCAAGACAACGCGAGGAGGTCTGGCGGATAAACTGTCTTCCGGTCGCCGAAGCCGGCCAGGCGGTGCTGGTCGATGGCGCTTACCGGCTGGACGAGCATGTCTCGATCGTGCCCACGCCCGGCCACAGCCCCGGACACTATTGCGTGCGCGTGCAATCGCGCGGGTTCGAGGCGATCGTACTGGGCGACCTTGCCCATCACAAGCTGCAATGCTGCGAGCCCAACTGGTCGACGCCGTTCTGCCACGATCCTGCGATGGCGGCGAAATCGCGCCGGAAGCTGTTCTGCGAGGCGGTCGATAGCGGCGCGCTGCTGCTGCCCACCCATTTCCCGAGCCCGACGGCCGGCCGCCTGAGCGCGCGGGGCGAGGCGTTCCAGTTCGATTTCGTGACGGATTGAGGGCGGGCGTTTCAGACAGTGAAACCGGTTGGATGGGCGATAGAACCGCCCGGTTGTGCCGGTACGGTATATGTCAACGGTCGGGAGGCGCAGGCGCTGTCCGCCGTTTGGGGAGATCAAGGGAGGATACTATGACCATCGCAATATGCAGTTTCCGCACGCTCGCAGTCGCCGGCATGGTTGTTGCCACGCCCGCGCTTGCCGCAGAATGCCCGGAAGGCTTTCCGCAAAAGCCGGTCGAATTCGTTGTCGCCTATGGCGCGGGCGGAGGAACCGATGCCATTGGCCGCACGCTTGCCGCCGTGATCGAGGAACAGCAGGGCTGGACGGTTCCGGTCAGCAACCGCCCGGGCGCAGGCGGTGCCGTGGCAACCACCGTGCTGAAATCGACCAAACCCGACGGCTATACCCTGCTTGTCGGCGCGACCAACCCGATCGTGATCGATCCCTATGCCAGCGACGCCGTCGATTACGACTGGACGGATTTCTACTATCCGGGCTCGGCCATGGAGGTGTTGTTCGGCCTCGTGGCGCTTGAGGACAAGCCCTATGATACGCTGGAGGAACTGGCCGACTATGCCCGAGAAAACGGCCGGGCGACGATTTCCACCTCGGCCATCCATCTGGAGCGGCTGGTGCGCGATATCGGCGATTTCTACGGCGTCGAATTCGTTCCGATCCCGAGCGACGGTTCGGCCGATGCAATGCAGAAGGCGCTCGGCGGCCATGTGGACGCGACGATCCAAGGCAGCCAGCACATCCAGCAGATCGCCGCCGGCAACATGGTGCAGCTTGCAACCCTCACAGACAGTCGCGTGCCTTACGCGCCCGACGTCAAGACGCTTCAGGAATACGGCATGGACCTGTCGGCCTCCGCCTACACCATCTTCGTCATGCCGAAGGACCTGCCGGAGGCGCTGCAGGTCTGCTTCGAAGGCGTGATCGAGGAGGCGATGGCCTCAGATGCCTATCAGGAACTGATGGCCAATTTCGACAACCGGGCCGCCAATCTCGGCCCCGACGGGCTCACCGCGCTGATGGAGAAGCAGGCGGCCCGCTATCAGAAGATGTTTGCAGAGTGAGACCGGCGGACCAGACGACATGACCGCTGATCGCATCCTGGGGGGAGCCGTCGCGCTGTTCGGCGTCTTCCTCCTCCTCTGGGGCATCCCCGAAAACGTCAGGACGGTGCCGGGCATATTCGTCTATCCGAATCCGGCATTGTTTCCGCAGATTGCCGCCGCGCTCCTGGTTGCGCTCGGCGTGATGCAGATGGTGTTCACCAAAACGAATGCGGATGTGCCGAGCTTTCGCAAGATCGCGCTGTTCATGGCGGTGGCGGGCGCGACGCTCCTGGCCATGGTCGGCATCAGAACCGTCGGCTACCTGCCCGTCGCCATCGCGTTGATGGTTCTGATCTGCCTCATCACCGGTGAAAGACGGCCGCTCTGGCTTGCCACTGTGGTCATCGGCCTGCCGGTGGGAACCTGGCTGTTCTTCGAACAGATACTGAGCCGTCCCTTACCCTGACTGGAGCCGTCGATGCCTGACCTGAGTATCATCCTGGCCGGAATGACGGACGTCTTCACCGTCTCCACCCTCCTCTACATCGCCCTTGGCGTTCTCGTGGGGCAGATCGTGGGCGCGATCCCCGGCCTCAGCATCTTGATGGCGCTCGCCATCGCGATCCCGCTCACCTATGCGCTCGACACGCTGACGGCGATCGCCTTCCTGATTTCCGTCAACAAGGGCGGAACCGTCGGCGGTGCGGTGCCCGCCATTCTCCTGAATACGCCCGGCACGCCCGAAAGCGCGGCCACCGCGCTTGACGGCTACCCGATGGCCAAGAAGGGGCTGGGCGGCAAGGCGATGAAATATTCGCTCTACTATTCCGTCTCCGGCGACGT from Martelella mediterranea DSM 17316 carries:
- a CDS encoding NADH:ubiquinone reductase (Na(+)-transporting) subunit D — its product is MAKPISLWTTLTEPLIRQNPVTLQILGICSALAVTTSVATAVTMSASLTVVIVLSALLVSLIRRHIPDSIRLIVQIVIVASLVIVIDQFLQAYFFDISKRLSVFVSLITTNCLVLGRTESFSRNNPPLPSMVDALGNGLGYSLVLIVIGSLRELFGTGKLLGYQLFATTDQGGWFEPLNLMLLAPSAFFLIGGLVWAIRSVLPEQVEAAEFTPPDTEEAGR
- a CDS encoding FMN-binding protein, which gives rise to MADLNPISAWRRFLALPNENRFKTVAIAFIVSAVCALMVSGATVVLRPIQAANRAAEQQARLEALVAGIPGMTQLLEQSGGALSTVVINLPKGRAADDITPETLPAALDNAANWKTLTPGEDTAGIGRRPDFVQIYLLRNDAGDIELALLPISGAGYVGPINGILALNGDMNTIAGLAITDQVETPGLGGRIEEPAFLAQFAGTEVADPSGNIRFAVAHGKAGNAYEVDGITGATRTSNALTRTIRFWLGPDGYGPLIAAIKRGEF
- a CDS encoding RnfABCDGE type electron transport complex subunit D, coding for MTHGPTRGMWDREMVALLLLAAAMPVALAWLWYGGMDAALRLVLALVISGLWHLIFMLARAQPPSFAGALTALAVAILAPEELGFLPFVLGISFGSVMAELVFGGWGRNILNPATVTLAFLGFGFVTAPWPDIDLPVAWAAIPAAIIGMFVGVMPARVILGAVAALAAGFLAGMPLQPVLPAFALALVLLVADPVASASTRLGGWLNGGIFAALVIMFTLNWEGASPVRATVSAALLASLLAPLLDEAAIALWHASRRKRHG
- a CDS encoding cytochrome c3 family protein; translation: MIAAILTIVNFCTANAQENSSDAVEALKLYVMPQSGPFRPDQIPVPQQELISAWARSAHADASAEAFTHWDGEGEIPANCAACHSGAGFRDFHGLDGSAPGIEGPTPVGGVVDCDTCHNPGLGEIAAITLPSGIEHPVAPGAQAACMTCHIGREAGVSVTRAVGEKAADTPDPSINFVNPHYALAGAMWLGSIGGGGFEYPGKSYSGLFFHARPINDCASCHDPHTLTVAEQTCLSCHESGAPGAIRISRISYDGSGDLSKGIRSDIEANSALLLKTIQDYSVDIAGAPIVFEHSYPYFFLDADQDGRGDRIDGKPQTYKSWTPRMLKAAYNWKFVNADSGAFVHNPHYALELLYDSIEDLAGPLNIDVEALGIQR
- a CDS encoding nuclear transport factor 2 family protein, with product MTDEIEAVSRHLEQRLIAYWHDVDFNWGENAAADYTHDAVFVSQTARYEGRDQIREFYAWRKERGARVNVHLVGNFWLKSLTGIRAEADWICTLYAHDGEAPQLSAPPIAISRVEDIYVRADQGPWLCRQRSWHSLFRGGVPTTGLGPDEMARRVAGKG
- a CDS encoding sugar phosphate isomerase/epimerase family protein, whose protein sequence is MYLSLTSWSFPALTLEETAAISRIIGIGALDISTKGRPGLDKAQLLDDPRATAERVAALEVKVPNFYHHFGDSLADRNLALPGTIDANQRDLEKVLTFADAAGIATIFFLPGIINPGQSRSQAMTAAAESIRALLDVAKDFSAEICIEPIIRSFAESPAVVEELVDRTGIRLALDYSHFVCLGYTQEQIDPLCRHAAHIHLRQARMGKLQERFARGSINFPALFGTLRDAGYDGALAIEYVHQDFLNASSDDVMTETVTMRDCFNDWNAGGA
- a CDS encoding MBL fold metallo-hydrolase encodes the protein MNDIRLGDVTISAILEHQKFGMKPEDLFLGSDTETIRRHAAAMEPFLFDPETGRITLAFQSFLIRTPSKIILVDTCNGADKMTDAVTWDTQPWLDRFHALGLTLEDVDYVLCTHLHIDHTGWNTRLEKGRWVPTFPNATYLFDRGEYAYWQEVSRTGIVPPRQREEVWRINCLPVAEAGQAVLVDGAYRLDEHVSIVPTPGHSPGHYCVRVQSRGFEAIVLGDLAHHKLQCCEPNWSTPFCHDPAMAAKSRRKLFCEAVDSGALLLPTHFPSPTAGRLSARGEAFQFDFVTD
- a CDS encoding tripartite tricarboxylate transporter substrate binding protein, which translates into the protein MTIAICSFRTLAVAGMVVATPALAAECPEGFPQKPVEFVVAYGAGGGTDAIGRTLAAVIEEQQGWTVPVSNRPGAGGAVATTVLKSTKPDGYTLLVGATNPIVIDPYASDAVDYDWTDFYYPGSAMEVLFGLVALEDKPYDTLEELADYARENGRATISTSAIHLERLVRDIGDFYGVEFVPIPSDGSADAMQKALGGHVDATIQGSQHIQQIAAGNMVQLATLTDSRVPYAPDVKTLQEYGMDLSASAYTIFVMPKDLPEALQVCFEGVIEEAMASDAYQELMANFDNRAANLGPDGLTALMEKQAARYQKMFAE
- a CDS encoding tripartite tricarboxylate transporter TctB family protein — protein: MTADRILGGAVALFGVFLLLWGIPENVRTVPGIFVYPNPALFPQIAAALLVALGVMQMVFTKTNADVPSFRKIALFMAVAGATLLAMVGIRTVGYLPVAIALMVLICLITGERRPLWLATVVIGLPVGTWLFFEQILSRPLP